Proteins encoded by one window of Candidatus Nomurabacteria bacterium:
- the mnmA gene encoding tRNA 2-thiouridine(34) synthase MnmA produces MNKSRKKQTVFVGVSGGVDSSVSAYLLKKADYNVVGVFIRTWQPDFIECTWREERRDAMRVCAHLDIPFLECDGEVAYKKGVADYMIEEYRQGRTPNPDVMCNREVKFGVFWQFAKDYGADYIATGHYARVSKKETANSKQRVLEMGVDTTKDQSYFLWTLTEKDLEHTLFPIGHLKKTEVRKIAAKIKLPTAAKKDSQGVCFLGPLNMKEFIEHYIPKKTGNVLDTKGNIIGTHDGAVFYTLGERHGFTITKKSAIDKAYYVVAKNMKANTITVSASTNNISNTGILQNNSIELIGVNWIHGLPKDGKEYTAQIRYHGEQVPCTVTSNKANNVTVFFTKEILVSPGQSIVIYNKDVCVGGGIVK; encoded by the coding sequence ATGAATAAAAGCAGAAAAAAACAAACTGTCTTTGTTGGGGTTTCGGGCGGTGTAGATTCCTCGGTCTCGGCGTATTTGCTCAAAAAAGCTGACTACAATGTTGTCGGTGTTTTTATACGTACATGGCAACCGGACTTTATCGAATGTACCTGGCGGGAAGAGCGACGAGATGCTATGCGGGTCTGTGCCCATCTAGATATCCCATTTCTTGAGTGTGATGGGGAAGTTGCGTATAAAAAGGGTGTTGCAGACTATATGATCGAAGAATATAGACAAGGACGAACACCAAACCCAGATGTGATGTGTAATCGAGAAGTTAAATTTGGTGTATTTTGGCAGTTTGCAAAAGACTATGGTGCGGATTATATAGCAACTGGACATTACGCACGGGTTAGTAAAAAGGAAACAGCAAACAGTAAACAGAGGGTATTAGAAATGGGTGTTGATACGACTAAGGATCAAAGCTATTTTCTCTGGACACTGACAGAAAAAGATCTTGAGCATACACTTTTTCCCATAGGACATCTCAAAAAAACAGAGGTTAGAAAAATCGCAGCAAAGATTAAATTACCAACTGCCGCTAAAAAAGATAGCCAAGGGGTATGCTTTTTGGGGCCCCTCAATATGAAAGAATTCATAGAGCACTATATTCCAAAGAAAACAGGGAATGTGCTTGATACAAAAGGCAATATCATCGGTACACATGATGGTGCGGTTTTTTATACATTGGGCGAGCGTCATGGTTTTACTATTACAAAGAAATCGGCAATTGATAAGGCATACTATGTTGTCGCTAAAAATATGAAAGCGAATACAATTACGGTTTCTGCATCAACAAATAATATTTCTAATACCGGTATTTTGCAAAATAACAGTATTGAGCTCATTGGAGTGAATTGGATACATGGGCTACCAAAAGATGGCAAAGAGTATACTGCCCAGATTCGCTATCATGGTGAACAGGTACCTTGTACAGTTACGAGCAATAAAGCTAATAATGTCACAGTTTTTTTCACTAAGGAAATCTTAGTTTCTCCCGGACAATCCATCGTTATCTACAATAAAGATGTATGCGTAGGTGGTGGCATTGTTAAATAA
- a CDS encoding alanine--tRNA ligase produces the protein MRSEEIRKRFLAFFEKRGHTIIPSAPLVPQNDPSVLFNTAGMQPLVPYLLGEPHPAGKRIANIQKCVRTGDLDDIGDNRHFSFFEMMGNWSLGDYFKKEAISWSYEFLTSKEEGLGLNPSQLYVTVFEGDENAPLDMESIEIWKSLGIPENRIYALPADDNWWSPGDNGPCGPCTEMFYDVTGKVGDLTQEQFIEAVKKEDVIEIWNDVFMEYEKKDGKVIGKLAQRNVDTGAGLERITAVMQGKKTAYETDLFEELIQKIQKLSEIKNEKLERIIADHIRTSIFLISDGVIPSSSAQGYILRRLLRRAIRSGHALITNVSGNYNQLVEIVVNKYQVSYPNLKENKNKIILELEKEFDKFINTLELGLKKIKELFGKEEDINTFGLNSAILFDLYQTYGFPLELSIEEINRERSNRGLPVLDEQLRKIYQEQFNKNMAEHQKLSQTSSAGMFKGGLANHNEKTIRLHTAHHLLLAALQQVLGKEVKQRGSNITEERLRIDFSFDRKMTDEEKKQVEDIVNAKIKEGLIVERCEMSKAEAEKLGAEMEFGTKYGDMVSVYLVHNKNSGHFSKEFCGGPHVGNTSELGIFKIQKEEASSQGVRRIKATLG, from the coding sequence ATGCGATCCGAAGAAATTAGAAAACGATTTTTAGCATTTTTTGAAAAGCGTGGCCATACGATTATTCCATCTGCGCCCTTAGTGCCCCAGAACGATCCGTCAGTGCTTTTTAACACTGCAGGCATGCAACCGCTCGTGCCGTATCTTCTCGGTGAACCACATCCAGCTGGTAAACGAATAGCAAATATTCAAAAGTGTGTACGCACAGGTGATCTTGATGATATTGGCGACAATCGTCATTTTTCTTTTTTTGAAATGATGGGTAACTGGTCGCTTGGAGATTATTTTAAAAAAGAAGCAATCAGTTGGAGCTATGAATTTCTGACATCGAAAGAAGAGGGGCTAGGGCTCAACCCTAGTCAGCTTTATGTGACTGTATTTGAAGGCGATGAGAACGCTCCACTTGATATGGAGTCGATAGAAATCTGGAAAAGTCTTGGTATTCCCGAGAACAGAATCTATGCACTTCCGGCTGATGATAACTGGTGGAGTCCTGGAGATAATGGTCCGTGTGGTCCTTGCACAGAAATGTTTTACGATGTGACAGGTAAAGTTGGCGATCTTACTCAAGAGCAATTTATTGAAGCAGTGAAAAAGGAAGATGTGATAGAAATATGGAATGATGTTTTTATGGAATATGAGAAAAAAGATGGAAAGGTGATCGGGAAACTTGCTCAAAGAAATGTTGATACTGGCGCTGGTCTTGAACGTATTACAGCAGTGATGCAAGGAAAGAAAACAGCATATGAGACGGATTTGTTTGAAGAACTAATACAGAAAATACAGAAATTGTCGGAAATTAAAAATGAAAAACTTGAAAGAATTATTGCTGATCATATTAGGACATCAATTTTTCTAATTTCAGACGGAGTTATTCCATCTAGTTCTGCGCAAGGATACATTCTTAGACGTTTACTTAGACGAGCAATTCGTTCCGGACATGCATTAATAACGAACGTAAGTGGAAATTACAATCAATTAGTAGAGATTGTAGTAAATAAGTATCAGGTCAGTTATCCTAACTTGAAAGAAAATAAGAATAAAATAATTTTAGAGCTAGAGAAAGAATTTGATAAATTTATTAATACACTTGAACTTGGCTTAAAAAAAATTAAAGAGTTATTTGGAAAGGAGGAAGATATAAATACTTTTGGTTTAAATAGTGCTATTTTGTTTGATCTTTATCAGACATATGGATTTCCACTTGAGCTTAGTATTGAAGAAATAAATAGAGAGCGTTCTAACCGAGGTCTTCCAGTGTTAGATGAACAGCTACGAAAAATTTACCAAGAACAATTTAATAAAAATATGGCTGAGCATCAAAAGCTTTCTCAAACTTCATCCGCTGGCATGTTCAAGGGCGGACTGGCCAATCATAATGAAAAAACAATTCGTCTTCATACAGCGCACCACCTACTTCTTGCTGCACTTCAACAAGTTTTAGGCAAAGAAGTAAAGCAACGCGGTAGCAACATTACTGAAGAGCGATTGCGCATTGATTTTTCTTTTGACAGGAAGATGACTGATGAAGAGAAAAAGCAAGTTGAAGATATTGTGAACGCCAAAATCAAGGAAGGATTAATTGTCGAACGGTGTGAAATGTCAAAAGCTGAAGCTGAAAAGTTAGGCGCTGAAATGGAATTTGG
- the mltG gene encoding endolytic transglycosylase MltG: MSFQENPTNEHSILPRTFNKSNLHFLIRQCIFLAVILFTARLVFLIFVPAATFTQGSIIRVSRGESLMHVSEELKKNNIISSIPLFQFFVVLNGGDRSIVAGDYYFGSAQPVYTVAKHMVEGNFAITATKVTIPEGFTNSEIGQTFDKLFPYFDLAAFDELTKDKEGYLFPDTYFVSPYSDAAFLTSTLENTFTKKISTLTEAIASSGHTEKDIITMASIIEREARGDDDREVISGILWHRMAIGMPLQVDATLGYVTKKTSSELTLTDLASDSLYNTYTHTGLPPGPIANPGMLAIKAALEPSASPYLFYLHDNDGVIHYAKTFDEHKANKAKYLN; encoded by the coding sequence ATGTCTTTTCAAGAAAATCCTACAAATGAGCACAGTATTTTACCTCGTACTTTTAATAAAAGTAATTTGCATTTTCTTATTAGACAGTGTATTTTTCTTGCTGTCATTTTATTTACGGCGAGACTTGTCTTTCTCATATTTGTACCGGCAGCTACGTTCACGCAAGGCTCGATTATTCGTGTGTCACGCGGGGAGAGTCTTATGCATGTGAGCGAAGAATTAAAAAAAAATAATATCATTTCATCCATTCCTCTATTTCAATTCTTTGTCGTACTTAATGGAGGTGATCGCAGTATAGTGGCTGGAGATTATTATTTTGGTAGTGCGCAGCCAGTCTATACTGTAGCCAAGCATATGGTAGAAGGCAATTTTGCTATTACTGCAACAAAGGTCACAATTCCTGAAGGATTTACTAATAGCGAAATAGGGCAAACATTTGATAAGTTATTCCCATATTTTGATTTGGCAGCTTTTGATGAATTAACAAAAGACAAAGAAGGTTATTTGTTTCCTGATACGTATTTCGTCTCGCCTTATAGTGACGCAGCATTTTTAACGAGCACACTTGAAAATACTTTTACAAAAAAGATTTCAACACTCACAGAAGCTATTGCTTCAAGCGGTCATACGGAAAAAGATATTATAACCATGGCTTCTATTATTGAACGTGAGGCGCGCGGTGATGATGATCGAGAAGTCATTTCTGGTATACTTTGGCACCGAATGGCGATTGGTATGCCGCTTCAAGTCGATGCAACCTTAGGTTATGTAACAAAGAAAACTAGCAGTGAACTGACGCTTACAGACCTTGCAAGTGATTCATTGTATAATACCTATACTCATACTGGTCTGCCACCTGGTCCAATTGCTAATCCAGGAATGCTTGCAATAAAAGCAGCACTAGAGCCTAGTGCATCGCCGTACCTCTTTTACCTCCATGATAACGACGGGGTGATACATTACGCAAAAACTTTTGATGAGCATAAAGCCAACAAAGCCAAATACCTAAATTAA
- the typA gene encoding translational GTPase TypA: protein MATYKQIRNIAIIAHVDHGKTTLTDALLKQQGMTEGDVTMDSNALELERGITIYAKNTSLFYKDTKINIVDTPGHADFGSEVERVLRAVDCVLLVVDAQEGPMPQTRFVLKKSLELGMKPIVVINKIDKPAADPNRVHEEVLELFLELGANEDQLNFETIYAIGRQGIAKRSLTDESKDLTPLLDLILTAVPEASGKEDAPFTAQVFNLAYDNFLGRMAIVRVYQGIVEDGKTLTAIMPNGERRVGKITKLFTFEGIARKEVKSVSAGDIAMIAGIPDIYIGETLSNDADMAPMPAIAIDEPTISLRFLVNDSPFAGREGKFVTGRQIRERLERELEINVGLRIDFDTSEYFLVYGRGELHIAVLLENMRREGYELQVSQPHVIIKEENGEKLEPFEEVVIDVPEVSSGVVIEKLTKRRALMTEMREKDGRMRVVFEMPSRGLLGYRGEFVIDTKGEGIISSRFVGFKQYVGEIKKHELGSMTSMVKGFAAGYALWNLQDRGVLYIEHGAEIYEGMVIGNVTKGEEMVVNPSKGKQLTNVRASGTDEAMVLKPAFILSIERGLETMAPDEYLEITPKSVRLRKKYLTELERSKKGKE, encoded by the coding sequence ATGGCAACCTACAAACAAATTAGAAATATCGCTATCATTGCTCACGTTGACCACGGTAAGACGACACTTACTGATGCGCTTTTAAAACAGCAAGGTATGACAGAAGGTGATGTAACGATGGATTCAAACGCGCTTGAACTTGAACGCGGTATTACTATATATGCAAAAAACACTTCGCTTTTCTATAAAGATACAAAAATTAATATTGTAGACACACCAGGTCATGCAGACTTTGGTTCTGAAGTTGAGCGCGTACTCCGCGCTGTTGATTGTGTGCTCCTCGTTGTTGATGCTCAAGAAGGTCCTATGCCACAGACACGATTTGTCTTGAAGAAGTCTCTCGAGCTCGGTATGAAACCTATCGTTGTCATTAATAAAATCGACAAACCTGCAGCTGATCCTAATCGTGTTCATGAGGAAGTATTAGAACTTTTCTTAGAACTCGGTGCCAATGAAGATCAACTTAATTTTGAAACTATTTATGCGATCGGACGGCAAGGTATAGCAAAGCGAAGTCTCACTGATGAATCAAAAGATTTAACACCATTACTTGATCTTATACTAACAGCTGTGCCAGAAGCATCTGGTAAAGAAGATGCACCGTTTACTGCACAAGTATTTAATTTAGCGTACGATAATTTTTTGGGTCGTATGGCTATTGTCCGGGTATATCAAGGTATCGTCGAAGATGGTAAAACGCTTACTGCAATCATGCCAAATGGTGAGCGTCGAGTAGGGAAAATTACCAAGCTCTTTACCTTTGAAGGTATCGCTCGTAAAGAAGTCAAAAGTGTTAGTGCCGGCGACATTGCCATGATTGCAGGTATTCCTGATATTTATATTGGCGAAACACTTTCTAATGATGCAGATATGGCTCCGATGCCTGCGATTGCGATCGATGAACCAACGATATCTCTTCGATTTCTTGTTAATGATTCACCATTTGCGGGGCGCGAAGGTAAGTTTGTTACGGGGCGTCAGATTCGAGAGCGACTTGAACGTGAGCTCGAGATAAATGTTGGGCTTCGAATTGATTTTGATACGAGTGAATACTTTTTAGTGTATGGACGTGGGGAACTTCACATTGCAGTACTTTTGGAAAATATGCGCCGAGAAGGTTATGAGCTTCAAGTGTCACAACCGCATGTCATCATTAAAGAAGAAAACGGCGAGAAGTTGGAACCATTTGAAGAAGTGGTGATTGATGTTCCGGAAGTTTCTTCTGGTGTTGTCATTGAAAAGTTAACCAAGCGCCGTGCGCTCATGACAGAAATGCGAGAAAAAGATGGTCGCATGCGTGTTGTTTTCGAAATGCCATCACGTGGACTTTTGGGGTATCGAGGTGAATTTGTTATTGATACAAAAGGTGAGGGTATTATTTCATCTCGCTTTGTTGGTTTCAAGCAGTATGTCGGCGAAATCAAAAAACATGAATTAGGTTCTATGACTTCTATGGTCAAAGGATTTGCGGCCGGCTACGCACTTTGGAATTTGCAAGACCGTGGTGTTTTATATATTGAACATGGCGCAGAAATATACGAAGGTATGGTTATTGGTAATGTGACCAAAGGGGAAGAAATGGTGGTAAATCCAAGCAAAGGCAAACAGTTGACCAATGTCCGTGCGTCAGGAACTGATGAAGCGATGGTGCTCAAACCGGCGTTTATTCTTTCTATCGAGAGAGGACTTGAGACTATGGCACCAGATGAATACCTAGAAATAACACCAAAATCAGTCCGATTGCGCAAAAAATACCTTACTGAGCTCGAACGGTCAAAGAAGGGCAAGGAGTAA
- a CDS encoding M3 family oligoendopeptidase codes for MKTKWNLKLLYKSLEDPQINKDVSKLEESYQNFKKKYQAQNYLHDEKKLLEALELYESFDLIQNPLYYLFYFTDIQNGNAKAEALRSSITQRLTNASNQIVFFTLSLAKISKAEQQKILTNNKFKKFHHFLEQIFITSKYRLTESEEKILNLKSLPGHTLWREGQEKLLGNTNVIFKDKKMSIGEAMNKIPELSLRERHGLNEQVMKMLKSISHFAESEMNALIIDKKINDELRGYAHPASATIIGYENDEKAILNFVETVSNYFPISHRFLKIKQKMLGLRTLTYADRSAPVGKTKRKISFENAIEIIKVAFEKVNPEYRKIFENYLRNGQIDVFPYPGKRSGAYCSSDEVRPTFVLLNYTESMKSVMTMAHEMGHAIHAEYSKTQPIISRNHTIATAEVASTLFENFAFEEIFATLSEEEKIIALHDRIGDDVQTIFRQIACFNFETELHLTVREKGTLAKEEIAKLMNKHMGSYLGPNFKFTELDGYFFVYWSHIRQFFYVYSYAYGQLISKSLYAKYKADPSYLLKIEEFLKAGGSKSPEQIFKDIGIDTSKSGFFIEGLKSIEADIKRLEKLVGNGKKKK; via the coding sequence ATGAAAACAAAATGGAATTTAAAGCTACTGTATAAGTCACTTGAGGATCCTCAAATCAATAAGGATGTTTCAAAACTTGAAGAATCCTACCAAAATTTTAAAAAGAAATACCAAGCTCAAAATTATTTACATGATGAAAAGAAATTACTTGAAGCTCTCGAGTTATATGAGAGTTTTGATCTTATACAAAACCCACTGTATTACCTATTTTATTTCACTGATATTCAAAACGGGAATGCTAAAGCGGAAGCATTACGAAGCAGTATTACGCAAAGATTGACCAATGCAAGCAATCAGATTGTCTTCTTTACATTATCCCTAGCCAAGATCTCTAAAGCTGAACAGCAAAAAATACTTACTAATAATAAATTCAAAAAATTCCATCATTTCTTAGAGCAAATTTTTATCACTAGTAAGTATCGTTTGACAGAATCAGAAGAGAAAATTCTTAATCTGAAATCGCTTCCCGGCCATACATTATGGAGAGAAGGGCAAGAAAAACTACTCGGGAATACGAATGTCATTTTTAAAGATAAAAAAATGTCTATCGGTGAGGCTATGAATAAAATACCAGAGTTATCTTTAAGGGAAAGACATGGATTGAATGAACAAGTAATGAAAATGTTAAAATCAATTAGCCATTTTGCTGAAAGTGAAATGAACGCATTAATTATTGATAAAAAAATCAATGATGAATTGCGAGGGTATGCACATCCAGCCAGCGCAACTATCATTGGTTATGAAAATGACGAAAAAGCAATATTAAATTTTGTTGAAACTGTTAGTAATTATTTTCCTATAAGTCATCGGTTTCTTAAAATAAAACAAAAAATGCTTGGTTTGAGAACATTAACCTATGCAGATCGTTCAGCTCCTGTAGGTAAAACGAAAAGAAAAATATCATTCGAAAACGCCATTGAGATTATCAAGGTTGCATTTGAGAAGGTAAATCCTGAATATCGAAAGATATTTGAAAACTATTTGCGTAATGGACAGATTGATGTTTTCCCGTATCCCGGCAAAAGAAGTGGTGCCTATTGTTCGTCTGATGAGGTGCGACCGACTTTTGTACTTCTAAATTATACAGAAAGTATGAAGTCAGTAATGACAATGGCCCATGAAATGGGTCACGCTATTCATGCAGAATATTCTAAAACTCAGCCGATAATTTCAAGGAATCATACAATTGCAACTGCGGAAGTTGCGAGTACGCTTTTTGAGAATTTTGCATTCGAAGAAATATTTGCAACTCTGAGTGAGGAAGAGAAAATTATTGCTTTACATGATCGAATCGGTGATGATGTGCAAACAATCTTTCGACAAATTGCTTGTTTCAATTTTGAAACTGAACTTCATCTAACCGTCAGAGAAAAAGGTACTCTTGCAAAAGAAGAAATTGCTAAACTTATGAACAAGCATATGGGTTCGTATCTTGGTCCAAATTTTAAATTTACTGAGCTTGATGGGTATTTCTTTGTCTATTGGTCACATATTCGTCAGTTTTTTTATGTGTATTCATACGCATATGGCCAGCTCATAAGTAAGTCATTGTATGCAAAATACAAAGCTGATCCATCATATCTCTTAAAAATTGAGGAATTTCTAAAAGCCGGTGGAAGCAAAAGCCCAGAACAAATTTTTAAAGATATAGGCATTGATACTTCTAAATCAGGCTTCTTTATAGAAGGGTTGAAAAGTATAGAGGCAGATATAAAACGCTTGGAGAAATTGGTTGGGAATGGTAAAAAGAAAAAGTAA
- a CDS encoding 3'-5' exonuclease yields the protein MHTQNLAFIDTETTGLDIEKHEIIQLGCVVVSQTPGASNGEVYDIVEEFELKIKPARIEDADKTALRINGYNEADWVLGYTLTEAMQIFANKTKDAIMVGHNLPFDFAFITKAFATTGVENKMHYHKLDTISIAFAKAKKRDDINRFSLRSLCEVFKIENTRAHTALADARATFELYKRLMAL from the coding sequence ATGCATACACAAAATTTAGCCTTTATAGATACTGAAACAACAGGACTTGATATTGAAAAGCATGAGATTATTCAGCTTGGTTGTGTAGTAGTTTCGCAAACGCCAGGCGCTAGTAATGGCGAGGTATATGATATTGTCGAAGAATTTGAATTAAAGATTAAGCCCGCAAGGATTGAAGATGCAGATAAGACTGCACTTAGGATTAATGGGTACAACGAGGCTGACTGGGTACTTGGTTACACACTTACTGAAGCAATGCAGATCTTTGCCAATAAGACCAAAGATGCCATCATGGTAGGACATAATTTGCCATTTGATTTCGCTTTTATTACCAAGGCTTTTGCAACGACTGGTGTCGAGAATAAAATGCATTACCACAAGCTCGATACGATTTCTATAGCCTTTGCAAAAGCTAAGAAGCGTGATGATATCAATCGTTTCTCGCTTCGATCATTATGCGAAGTATTTAAAATTGAAAATACGCGCGCACATACGGCACTTGCGGATGCACGGGCGACATTTGAATTGTATAAAAGGTTAATGGCGCTTTAA